One window from the genome of Myxococcales bacterium encodes:
- a CDS encoding transposase, translating to MEGGAKSTRKHKSRTQLALAVGTPHRKAKDGSRRGGKRLGAGRKPKGDVAGVSHALRPLHKAAHPLHISMKALQDVPSLRQPRLVRVITHAMRQVHAMQQGEASRGAFRITEFSIQDTHVHLLVEAADKHAMSRGMASLAIRIALAIKRVLGRDEKVWRDRYYARRLTVPKEVRNALVYVLLNSIKHKPDRVAAGRGQTSTRVLVDVRCTSAAWFKGFSPTCKATLRVAETAPRHDPPVAPAATWLLTTGWRRHGLIDPRRDGPRG from the coding sequence ATGGAGGGCGGCGCCAAATCTACTAGAAAACACAAGTCGCGCACTCAACTCGCGCTGGCCGTTGGCACGCCCCATCGCAAGGCCAAGGACGGCTCGCGCCGCGGCGGCAAGCGTTTAGGCGCCGGTCGCAAGCCCAAAGGCGACGTGGCGGGGGTATCGCACGCACTGCGCCCACTGCATAAGGCCGCGCATCCGCTGCACATTTCGATGAAGGCGCTGCAAGATGTGCCTAGCCTCCGACAGCCACGCCTGGTTCGCGTTATCACGCACGCCATGCGTCAAGTTCACGCTATGCAGCAGGGCGAAGCCAGCCGCGGCGCGTTTCGCATCACTGAATTTTCGATCCAAGACACGCATGTTCATTTGTTGGTAGAAGCGGCCGACAAGCACGCGATGTCCCGCGGCATGGCAAGCCTGGCAATTCGCATCGCGCTTGCCATCAAGCGGGTTCTGGGTCGCGACGAAAAGGTCTGGCGCGACCGCTACTACGCGCGTCGCCTCACTGTGCCCAAGGAAGTCCGCAACGCGCTCGTGTACGTATTGCTTAACAGCATTAAGCACAAGCCCGACCGCGTTGCTGCTGGACGCGGCCAAACGAGCACGCGGGTGCTAGTTGATGTGCGTTGCACCTCAGCGGCGTGGTTTAAAGGCTTCTCGCCGACATGTAAGGCAACACTTCGGGTGGCTGAAACGGCGCCGCGGCACGATCCTCCCGTCGCGCCGGCGGCGACCTGGCTTCTCACCACCGGATGGCGCCGGCACGGCCTCATTGATCCGCGGCGCGATGGGCCGCGCGGGTAG
- the pyk gene encoding pyruvate kinase: MRRAKIVCTLGPSSETPEQIGALIDAGMDAARLNFSHGSHEHHAKLLATVRAEAAKRNRSVAVLLDLQGPKIRIGRFGTGSTELVRGQTFTVTTRADVVGDNNVVSTSFTALPRDVRPGDQILLDDGYLALRVTDVTATDVTTIVEVGGVLKNNKGINLPGVDVSAPALSEKDRLDIGFALRHAVDYVALSFVRTADDVIECKQLLTVDGLRIPVIAKIEKPQALERLPAIVDVADGIMVARGDLGVELGPEKVPLVQKQLIELTNKKGKLVITATQMLESMISAPRPTRAEASDVANAVLDGSDAVMLSGETASGQYPVQAVATMDRIVREIESSSYYQQYLSPPEIELAVSAHAIAHAAAISAKEMKAKTIVVVTNSGGAARLLSEYRPQAAIIAMTSSELQFRRLALVWGVTPVLIPSCASIDELTDQIEQELTSRHLAKSGDLVVITMGVPVGSGATSNLLKLHRMP, encoded by the coding sequence ATGCGCAGAGCGAAAATTGTTTGCACGCTGGGGCCCTCCTCGGAAACACCTGAGCAAATTGGCGCACTTATCGATGCCGGGATGGATGCCGCGCGGCTCAATTTCTCGCATGGATCGCACGAGCATCACGCGAAATTGCTTGCTACCGTGCGCGCCGAAGCGGCCAAGCGAAATCGGTCGGTCGCGGTGCTTTTAGACTTGCAAGGGCCAAAGATTCGAATTGGCCGGTTTGGCACCGGCAGCACCGAGCTTGTGCGCGGGCAGACCTTTACGGTCACGACGCGCGCCGACGTGGTTGGCGACAACAACGTGGTGTCGACGAGCTTTACCGCGTTGCCGCGCGACGTGCGCCCGGGCGATCAGATCTTGCTTGACGATGGATATCTCGCGCTGCGCGTCACCGACGTCACGGCGACCGACGTCACCACCATTGTTGAGGTGGGCGGCGTGCTCAAGAACAACAAGGGCATTAACCTTCCAGGCGTCGATGTCTCGGCGCCCGCGCTGTCGGAAAAAGATCGGCTCGACATTGGCTTCGCGCTGCGCCATGCCGTCGACTACGTTGCGTTGTCGTTTGTCCGCACGGCGGACGACGTGATCGAGTGCAAGCAATTGCTCACCGTCGATGGGCTGCGCATCCCGGTCATCGCCAAGATCGAAAAGCCGCAGGCGCTCGAGCGGCTGCCCGCCATTGTCGACGTTGCCGATGGCATCATGGTGGCGCGCGGCGATCTGGGCGTGGAGCTGGGCCCCGAAAAGGTGCCGCTGGTGCAAAAACAGCTCATCGAGTTGACCAATAAAAAGGGCAAGCTCGTGATCACGGCGACGCAGATGCTCGAATCGATGATTTCGGCGCCGCGGCCTACCCGCGCCGAGGCCTCCGACGTTGCGAACGCGGTGCTCGATGGCTCAGATGCCGTTATGTTGTCGGGCGAGACGGCCTCGGGACAATACCCGGTACAGGCCGTCGCCACGATGGACCGCATCGTGCGCGAGATCGAAAGCTCATCGTACTATCAACAATATCTGTCGCCGCCGGAGATTGAGCTGGCGGTCTCGGCGCACGCCATCGCCCATGCGGCGGCCATCTCGGCCAAAGAGATGAAGGCCAAGACGATCGTCGTTGTCACCAACAGCGGCGGCGCAGCGCGGCTGCTCAGCGAATACCGCCCGCAGGCTGCCATCATCGCCATGACCTCGAGCGAGCTGCAATTTCGCCGCCTCGCGCTGGTGTGGGGCGTCACCCCGGTGCTGATTCCGTCGTGCGCCTCTATCGACGAGCTGACCGATCAGATCGAGCAAGAGTTGACGAGCCGTCATCTCGCCAAGAGCGGCGATTTGGTGGTGATTACCATGGGCGTCCCAGTCGGCTCGGGCGCGACGAGCAATCTGCTCAAGCTGCATCGCATGCCGTAA
- a CDS encoding MFS transporter: protein MTIVIPLLAYYAEHFGASPLVATLLVSVYAACSLVSSPILGRWSDTHGRRKILLISQLGTCLGFIMLALANSLWLVFLGRMLDGATAGNLSIAQAYVSDHTTPENRAKAFGVIGVAFGIGFLFGPLMSGKIAAAYGLHAPFVVAAALSALSIICTATLLTNDLPPSQAPAAEPVATTADGALAAPAPGRRASVFDLRGFASYFARKELAVLLVLFFVFQFSFSLFVSNFALFAERQYTVIVDAISRPWGANEVGLLLAYTGLLGIILQGGLIGRLVKAFGERKLIIAGFVASAVAYALLDFGVSITWILVVATISSFGNGVLRPAVTSLLSKASGAHEQGAVMGVSQSLGSIAMALAPPLGGFLIGHGQLMAWTLVMAAVAGGGAMLCLSYVKQPTP, encoded by the coding sequence ATGACGATCGTCATCCCCCTGCTCGCATATTATGCTGAGCACTTTGGCGCCAGCCCGCTGGTGGCGACGCTGCTGGTGTCGGTTTACGCCGCCTGCTCGCTGGTCTCGAGTCCGATTCTCGGACGATGGTCGGATACGCATGGCCGCCGCAAGATCTTGCTCATCAGCCAGCTCGGCACCTGCCTGGGCTTCATCATGCTGGCGCTGGCCAATAGCCTGTGGCTGGTGTTTCTCGGCCGCATGCTCGACGGCGCGACGGCGGGGAATTTGTCGATCGCGCAGGCCTATGTTTCGGACCATACGACGCCAGAAAACCGCGCCAAGGCCTTTGGCGTGATCGGCGTCGCCTTTGGCATCGGTTTTTTATTCGGGCCCTTAATGTCGGGGAAGATCGCCGCGGCGTATGGGCTGCATGCACCATTTGTGGTGGCGGCGGCACTTAGCGCCTTAAGTATTATTTGCACCGCGACGCTGCTAACCAATGACCTGCCGCCGTCGCAGGCCCCGGCCGCCGAGCCCGTCGCCACGACGGCCGACGGCGCGCTCGCCGCCCCTGCCCCCGGTCGCCGCGCGAGCGTGTTCGACTTGCGCGGCTTTGCCAGCTACTTCGCACGCAAGGAGCTCGCCGTGCTCCTCGTGCTATTTTTCGTGTTTCAGTTTTCGTTCTCGCTGTTCGTCAGTAACTTTGCGCTTTTCGCCGAGCGCCAGTACACGGTCATCGTCGACGCGATTAGCCGGCCGTGGGGCGCCAACGAGGTCGGTCTGCTTTTGGCTTACACTGGGCTGCTGGGCATCATTTTGCAAGGCGGCTTAATCGGCCGACTCGTCAAAGCGTTTGGCGAACGCAAGCTGATCATCGCAGGGTTTGTCGCCAGCGCGGTTGCCTACGCCTTGCTCGATTTTGGCGTCTCGATCACCTGGATCTTGGTGGTGGCGACGATTTCGTCATTCGGCAACGGCGTGCTTAGGCCCGCGGTAACCAGCCTTTTGAGCAAGGCAAGCGGCGCGCATGAGCAAGGCGCCGTGATGGGCGTCTCGCAGTCGCTCGGCTCGATTGCGATGGCGCTCGCGCCGCCGCTCGGGGGATTTCTCATCGGCCATGGCCAGCTCATGGCATGGACCTTGGTAATGGCAGCGGTGGCGGGCGGTGGCGCGATGCTATGCCTATCCTATGTCAAGCAGCCGACGCCATAG
- a CDS encoding bifunctional metallophosphatase/5'-nucleotidase produces MLRYTQVFPVAMALVVGAAACTVERTPPNLVGQDIRLTFIHTSDIHSRLFPYFQVPTRFDRDYGLLEQNGPFGGVARMATIAKRIRRDSARSLWLDSGDCFQGAPVFNMFKGEAELRALSQAGMDAAVIGNHEFDLGSNNLFEQMDNWARFPMLAANYIFDDPPNPDMRSLKDIVRPYQIFDLDGVKVGVIGMANWSSMTGIFEGGNSLGLRPLDDAQVVNHYVALLRPVVDVVVLVSHLGLDEDEGLAASEVEDQNEVLPLAGVDLILGGHLHIVTNPPKLVPNDEFGNQTVLVHSGAFAKYVGRLDVVVRIGENNAEPTKRSRITAVSYENIPVDATIPDDPEVADILWPYSVAINRDFDLDGVFAFVNPPEQTKVVRNDTSGGDSQLGNLVARSMQTRSGVEAEFALTNSLGIRADFERGPLTVEQMFNVFPFENTITVMYLSGSEIQEMLDFVSRKSSERGCRTQAQVAGIWFDMVCRGTCPDPNPTDDYVPSACARNVYLGENCRATPDGPIDTSICRPVLPTGLYRVAVNDYIAKGGSGFDMLKRNTSKQDTGISLRDALVVYLRSLAKCTADVIDFTDIDEMRTVVERFGSIPCLNETVEAHEGRINPVFE; encoded by the coding sequence ATGCTGCGCTACACCCAAGTGTTTCCCGTGGCGATGGCGTTGGTGGTCGGCGCGGCCGCTTGTACGGTTGAGCGCACGCCGCCCAATTTAGTTGGGCAGGATATTCGCCTTACGTTCATCCACACCTCGGATATTCATTCACGCCTGTTTCCGTATTTTCAGGTGCCAACGCGCTTTGATCGCGACTACGGCCTGCTCGAGCAAAACGGCCCATTCGGCGGCGTCGCGCGCATGGCCACCATCGCTAAGCGTATCCGTCGCGACTCGGCCCGCAGCCTGTGGCTTGATTCGGGCGACTGCTTTCAAGGCGCGCCGGTCTTTAACATGTTCAAGGGCGAGGCCGAATTGCGCGCGCTGTCGCAGGCCGGCATGGACGCCGCCGTCATTGGCAATCACGAGTTTGATCTGGGCTCGAACAACCTGTTTGAGCAAATGGACAATTGGGCGCGCTTTCCCATGCTCGCGGCGAACTATATCTTTGACGATCCGCCCAACCCGGATATGCGGTCGCTCAAAGACATCGTCCGGCCGTATCAAATTTTCGATCTCGACGGCGTCAAGGTTGGCGTCATCGGCATGGCCAACTGGTCATCTATGACCGGCATCTTTGAGGGCGGCAATTCGCTAGGACTGCGCCCGCTCGATGATGCCCAAGTCGTAAACCACTACGTCGCGCTCCTGCGACCGGTGGTCGATGTCGTCGTCCTAGTGTCGCACCTTGGCCTGGATGAAGACGAGGGCCTGGCGGCGAGCGAGGTCGAAGATCAAAACGAGGTCCTGCCGCTAGCGGGCGTGGATTTGATCCTCGGCGGCCACCTGCATATTGTCACGAACCCGCCTAAACTGGTGCCAAACGACGAATTTGGCAACCAAACCGTGTTGGTGCACTCGGGCGCCTTTGCCAAATATGTTGGGCGTCTCGACGTCGTGGTGCGCATTGGCGAAAACAATGCCGAACCGACCAAGCGCAGCCGCATCACGGCCGTGAGCTACGAAAACATCCCCGTCGATGCGACGATTCCCGATGACCCGGAAGTCGCCGACATCTTGTGGCCCTACTCGGTGGCGATCAACCGTGACTTTGACCTCGATGGCGTCTTTGCCTTCGTCAATCCGCCCGAGCAAACCAAGGTTGTGCGCAACGATACCAGCGGCGGCGATTCGCAACTAGGCAATCTCGTCGCGCGCTCGATGCAAACCCGCTCTGGCGTCGAGGCGGAGTTTGCGCTCACCAATTCGCTCGGCATTCGCGCCGATTTCGAACGCGGGCCGCTCACCGTCGAGCAGATGTTCAACGTCTTTCCGTTCGAGAACACCATCACGGTCATGTATCTCTCGGGGTCAGAAATCCAGGAAATGCTCGATTTTGTCTCGCGCAAGTCGTCCGAGCGTGGCTGCCGCACCCAGGCGCAGGTGGCAGGCATTTGGTTTGACATGGTGTGCCGCGGCACCTGCCCCGATCCAAACCCAACCGACGACTACGTGCCGTCGGCCTGTGCGCGCAATGTCTATCTCGGCGAAAACTGCCGCGCCACGCCGGACGGCCCCATCGACACCAGCATCTGTCGCCCCGTCTTGCCAACCGGCCTCTACCGCGTCGCGGTCAACGATTACATCGCCAAAGGCGGCTCGGGGTTTGACATGCTCAAGCGCAATACGTCCAAGCAAGACACCGGCATTTCGCTGCGCGATGCGCTGGTCGTCTACCTTCGTTCGCTGGCCAAGTGCACCGCGGACGTAATCGATTTTACCGACATTGATGAGATGCGCACGGTCGTCGAACGATTTGGCAGTATTCCGTGTCTGAATGAGACCGTCGAGGCCCATGAGGGCCGGATTAATCCGGTGTTCGAATGA